The following are from one region of the Thiocapsa rosea genome:
- the hisG gene encoding ATP phosphoribosyltransferase, translating to MSLDTPLTIALSKGRIFDETLPLLAHAGIAPVDDPETSRKLILETNMPHVRFLIIRASDVPTYVQYGAADLGVSGKDVLLEHGGEGLYEPLDLGIARCRLMVAGLPDVAAPTTRRLRIATKYVKSAERYYASKGEQVEIIKLYGSMELAPLVHLSDRIVDLVESGNTLKANGLVPLEHIADISSRLVVNKASWKMKHAAVTSLLDALREAVAGRSTPTRSAENQSDRSSGPGS from the coding sequence ATGAGTCTCGACACGCCGCTTACCATCGCGCTCTCCAAGGGCCGGATCTTCGACGAGACCTTGCCGCTCCTGGCCCATGCCGGGATCGCGCCGGTCGACGACCCCGAGACCAGCCGCAAGTTGATCCTCGAGACCAACATGCCGCACGTGCGCTTTCTCATCATCCGCGCGAGCGACGTGCCGACCTATGTCCAGTACGGTGCGGCGGATTTGGGTGTCTCCGGCAAGGATGTGCTGCTTGAGCACGGTGGCGAGGGTCTCTACGAGCCGCTCGACCTCGGTATTGCGCGCTGTCGTCTGATGGTCGCCGGTCTGCCGGATGTGGCGGCACCCACGACACGGCGGCTTCGGATCGCGACCAAATATGTCAAAAGCGCCGAGCGCTATTACGCCTCCAAGGGCGAGCAGGTCGAGATCATCAAGCTCTACGGCTCGATGGAGTTGGCGCCCCTGGTCCATCTATCCGACCGCATCGTCGATCTGGTGGAGAGCGGCAACACCCTGAAGGCCAACGGGCTGGTCCCGCTTGAGCATATCGCCGACATCAGCTCGCGCCTGGTGGTCAACAAGGCCTCCTGGAAGATGAAGCATGCCGCGGTCACGTCCTTGCTGGACGCGCTGCGCGAGGCCGTCGCCGGCCGATCGACACCAACCCGGTCGGCCGAAAACCAATCGGACCGGTCAAGTGGACCGGGGAGCTGA
- a CDS encoding cytochrome c3 family protein: MTTKRKWLLTTLGVLGLLSVGILMTGGWILVEGAVQATSGRDFCTTCHSMEPFALAYDQDVHGGRNPRGLKAACVDCHLPHESPGQYLAAKVTTGIRDGWAELRSVFREPDWIGLLERRAEYVYDSGCIMCHAALEDAPAEDPTTALAHAAYFQAGSNFRCVTCHAHVGHKDLMTYLNRVQSDMLTSD; encoded by the coding sequence ATGACAACCAAGCGGAAATGGCTCCTGACCACTCTGGGTGTGCTCGGCCTGCTGTCCGTCGGCATTCTGATGACCGGGGGCTGGATTCTGGTCGAAGGCGCGGTCCAGGCGACCTCCGGCCGTGATTTTTGTACAACCTGTCATTCCATGGAACCCTTCGCCTTGGCTTACGACCAGGATGTCCATGGCGGGCGCAATCCGCGTGGCCTGAAGGCCGCCTGCGTCGACTGTCATTTGCCCCATGAGAGTCCCGGGCAGTATCTTGCGGCCAAGGTCACGACCGGCATTCGGGACGGGTGGGCTGAGCTGCGATCGGTGTTTCGTGAGCCGGATTGGATCGGTCTCCTCGAGCGTCGCGCCGAATACGTCTACGACTCCGGCTGCATCATGTGTCATGCAGCCCTTGAGGATGCCCCGGCGGAGGACCCGACCACGGCCCTCGCGCATGCGGCCTACTTTCAGGCCGGCTCTAACTTTCGGTGTGTGACCTGCCACGCGCATGTCGGGCACAAGGATCTCATGACCTATTTAAACCGCGTCCAGAGCGATATGCTGACTTCCGATTGA
- the hisC gene encoding histidinol-phosphate transaminase codes for MHDLISQLIRPDIRALSAYHVPDPAGLVKLDAMENPYGWPDALKAEWLESLREVALNRYPDPQGAAVQAAVREAMAIPSDMGLLLGNGSDELIQMLAIAVAQPGRKVLSLDPGFVMYRMIARFAGMDYVGVPLRPDDFSIDLPVMLDAIEREQPALVYLAYPNNPTGNRFDADDMVRIIEAAPGLVIVDEAYAPFTDCSFLGLLGDWQNLLVMRTVSKMGLAGIRLGYLVGPHAWLEQIDKVRLPYNINVLTQASAAFALKHKPLLDEQARMIRAERQRLQTTLSTLNGVHAYPSEANFILMRVAEDRADIIFKGLKDQGILIKNLNGAHPMLKDCLRVTVGRAEENAAFLGVLTRLL; via the coding sequence ATGCATGACCTGATCAGCCAGCTCATTCGCCCCGATATCCGTGCCCTATCGGCTTACCATGTCCCGGACCCGGCGGGACTGGTGAAGCTCGATGCCATGGAAAACCCCTACGGCTGGCCCGATGCACTGAAGGCCGAGTGGCTCGAGAGCCTGCGCGAGGTTGCTCTGAACCGCTACCCGGACCCGCAAGGCGCGGCGGTCCAGGCGGCTGTGCGCGAGGCGATGGCCATCCCGTCCGATATGGGTTTGCTCTTGGGCAACGGGTCCGACGAGCTGATCCAGATGCTCGCCATCGCCGTCGCGCAGCCCGGACGCAAGGTCCTGTCGCTCGATCCGGGCTTCGTCATGTACCGCATGATCGCCCGCTTCGCCGGTATGGACTATGTCGGCGTGCCCTTGCGCCCGGACGACTTCTCGATCGATCTGCCGGTCATGCTCGACGCGATCGAGCGCGAGCAGCCGGCATTGGTCTACCTGGCCTACCCGAACAACCCGACCGGCAATCGTTTCGATGCCGACGACATGGTGCGCATCATCGAGGCGGCGCCCGGCCTGGTCATCGTCGACGAGGCCTATGCGCCCTTTACCGATTGCAGTTTCCTGGGGCTCCTCGGCGACTGGCAGAACCTCCTGGTGATGCGCACGGTCTCGAAGATGGGGCTGGCGGGGATCCGGCTGGGTTATCTGGTCGGACCGCATGCCTGGCTCGAACAGATCGACAAGGTGCGCCTGCCCTACAACATCAACGTCTTGACCCAGGCATCCGCGGCCTTCGCACTGAAGCACAAACCGCTTCTCGACGAGCAGGCACGGATGATTCGAGCCGAGCGCCAGCGTCTCCAGACCACGCTCTCGACCCTGAACGGCGTCCACGCCTATCCGAGCGAGGCCAATTTTATCCTGATGCGTGTCGCCGAGGATCGTGCCGACATCATCTTCAAAGGGCTGAAGGATCAGGGTATCTTGATCAAGAACCTCAACGGCGCGCATCCGATGCTGAAGGACTGTCTGCGTGTGACGGTCGGTCGGGCCGAGGAGAATGCCGCCTTTCTCGGTGTCTTAACCAGACTGCTTTAG
- a CDS encoding DUF192 domain-containing protein: MMARPSTLHLVLPAAAAALWLAMTLAIGDAPASEAQYLPISAKAEVGSATILLEVARTPQERALGLMFRPALADDRGMLFPADPSRPIRMWMKNVPVALDLVFMYEGQVVALAEQVPPCLKASCPSYGPFKRAVDQVLELRAGRAAELRLKVGDPIHITHTDS; this comes from the coding sequence ATGATGGCCCGACCGAGCACTCTCCATCTCGTCCTCCCGGCCGCTGCTGCGGCGCTTTGGCTCGCCATGACGCTCGCGATCGGGGATGCGCCAGCGAGCGAGGCCCAATACCTTCCGATCTCGGCGAAGGCCGAGGTGGGCTCGGCGACCATCCTGCTGGAGGTCGCACGCACGCCGCAGGAGCGCGCACTCGGCCTCATGTTCAGACCGGCCCTTGCGGACGATCGCGGAATGCTGTTCCCCGCCGACCCCTCGCGCCCGATCCGGATGTGGATGAAGAACGTCCCGGTCGCGCTCGACTTGGTTTTCATGTACGAAGGTCAGGTCGTGGCATTGGCCGAGCAGGTGCCGCCCTGCCTCAAGGCGTCCTGTCCGAGCTACGGCCCCTTCAAGCGAGCGGTCGATCAGGTGCTCGAGCTGCGCGCGGGGCGTGCCGCCGAGTTGAGACTGAAAGTGGGCGACCCGATCCACATCACACACACGGACTCATGA
- a CDS encoding c-type cytochrome — MNGHRATAALLATLALPAATVCAEDGSPEAGRLVYEAKLCNLCHIVAGVSGPMANLGGSLDGVGQRRDAAWLALYFTDPKAAIPNATMPAANLTKQELADLVAYLLTLR; from the coding sequence ATGAACGGACACCGCGCGACTGCTGCCCTTCTCGCCACTTTGGCCTTGCCGGCTGCAACGGTCTGCGCCGAGGACGGGAGTCCTGAGGCCGGCCGTCTGGTCTACGAGGCGAAGCTGTGCAATCTCTGTCATATCGTCGCCGGCGTGTCGGGGCCGATGGCCAACCTCGGAGGTTCGCTGGACGGTGTCGGTCAGCGGCGGGACGCGGCTTGGCTCGCGCTCTATTTCACCGATCCAAAGGCAGCCATTCCAAATGCCACCATGCCCGCGGCCAACCTGACCAAGCAGGAACTCGCCGACCTGGTGGCCTATCTGCTTACCCTACGCTGA
- the rho gene encoding transcription termination factor Rho, with protein sequence MNLTELKKAPVPELVALAQSMEIEGVGRSRKQDLIFAILKAQAKRGEDIYGDGVLEILTDGFGFLRSADASYLAGPDDIYVSPSQIRRFALRTGDTISGKIRPPKDGERYFALLKVNDINFDRPENAKSKILFENFTPLFANKRLTLEIGNGSTEDITARTIDLVAPIGKGQRGLIVSPPKAGKTMMLQNIAQSIGHNHPDCYLIVLLIDERPEEVTEMARSVRGEVISSTFDEPATRHVQVAEMVIEKAKRLVEHKRDVVILLDSITRLARAYNTVVPSSGKVLTGGVDANALQRPKRFFGAARNVEEGGSLTILATALVDTGSRMDDVIYEEFKGTGNMEIHMDRRIAERRIFPSININRSGTRREELLMNPAELQKMWILRKILHPMDELAAMEFLHDKLKATKTNDEFFSSMKG encoded by the coding sequence ATGAACCTAACCGAATTAAAGAAAGCGCCCGTACCCGAGCTGGTCGCACTGGCCCAGTCCATGGAGATCGAAGGCGTCGGGCGGTCGCGCAAACAGGACCTGATCTTCGCCATCCTCAAGGCGCAGGCCAAACGCGGCGAGGACATCTACGGCGATGGGGTGCTTGAGATCCTCACCGACGGCTTCGGATTCTTGAGATCCGCGGACGCCTCCTATCTCGCCGGACCGGACGACATCTATGTCTCCCCCAGCCAGATCCGCCGCTTCGCACTGCGCACCGGCGACACCATCTCCGGGAAGATTCGGCCACCCAAGGACGGCGAGCGCTATTTCGCACTGCTCAAGGTCAACGACATCAACTTCGACCGGCCGGAAAACGCCAAGTCGAAGATCCTCTTCGAGAACTTTACCCCGCTGTTCGCCAACAAGCGGCTCACCCTCGAGATCGGCAACGGCAGCACCGAGGACATCACGGCGCGGACCATCGATCTGGTAGCCCCCATCGGCAAGGGCCAGCGCGGACTCATCGTCTCGCCGCCCAAGGCCGGCAAGACCATGATGTTGCAGAACATCGCCCAATCGATCGGTCACAATCACCCGGACTGCTACCTGATCGTGCTGCTGATCGACGAGCGCCCGGAAGAGGTCACGGAGATGGCCCGCTCGGTGCGCGGCGAGGTCATCTCATCGACCTTCGACGAGCCCGCGACACGCCATGTGCAGGTTGCCGAGATGGTCATCGAGAAGGCCAAGCGCCTGGTCGAGCACAAGCGCGACGTGGTCATCCTGCTCGACTCCATCACCCGACTCGCACGCGCCTACAACACGGTCGTGCCTTCCTCCGGCAAGGTCCTGACCGGCGGTGTCGACGCCAATGCACTGCAGCGGCCCAAGCGCTTCTTCGGTGCCGCGCGCAACGTCGAGGAAGGCGGCAGTCTTACCATCCTGGCCACCGCGCTTGTGGACACCGGCTCGCGCATGGACGATGTGATCTACGAGGAGTTCAAGGGCACCGGCAACATGGAGATCCACATGGATCGCCGCATCGCCGAGCGCCGCATCTTCCCTTCCATCAACATCAACCGCTCCGGTACGCGCCGCGAAGAGCTGCTGATGAACCCCGCCGAATTGCAGAAGATGTGGATCCTGCGCAAGATCCTGCACCCGATGGACGAACTCGCCGCGATGGAATTCCTGCACGACAAGCTCAAGGCGACCAAGACCAACGACGAGTTCTTCTCCTCCATGAAGGGTTAA
- a CDS encoding CIA30 family protein, with amino-acid sequence MYKGCSLGSIIAGLLLMLAILNPSLADGGLIDDFSRADGLSALGTPWRAVTDQVMGGRSEGAIKRRVVDGRQALCLAGEVSLANNGGFVQAMLDLTPPGGPETGLDASTFDGVRLLVHGNREVYNLHLKSTATLLPWQSYRASFVAGPEWREVHLPFESFEPHRLVQRLDTRRLTKLGILGIGRVFHADVCIAEVGFYRQKRE; translated from the coding sequence ATGTACAAAGGTTGCTCTCTCGGTTCCATCATCGCGGGGTTGCTGCTCATGCTCGCTATCCTCAATCCATCCCTCGCGGACGGGGGGCTGATCGACGATTTCTCCCGTGCGGACGGTCTCTCGGCACTGGGTACGCCGTGGCGAGCCGTGACCGATCAGGTCATGGGCGGGCGCTCGGAGGGGGCCATCAAGCGGCGTGTCGTGGATGGGCGGCAGGCGCTTTGTCTCGCCGGCGAGGTCAGTCTGGCGAACAACGGCGGTTTCGTTCAGGCGATGTTGGATCTGACCCCGCCGGGTGGTCCCGAGACCGGGTTGGATGCGAGCACGTTCGACGGGGTTCGGCTCCTGGTGCACGGCAACCGCGAGGTCTACAACCTCCATCTGAAATCCACGGCAACCCTTCTGCCTTGGCAGTCCTATCGCGCGTCCTTCGTCGCCGGACCCGAGTGGCGCGAGGTGCATCTGCCCTTCGAATCGTTCGAGCCGCATCGGCTGGTCCAGCGGCTCGATACACGGCGCCTGACCAAGCTCGGGATCCTGGGTATCGGTCGTGTGTTTCATGCCGATGTCTGTATCGCCGAGGTCGGCTTCTATCGCCAGAAGAGGGAATGA
- the hisD gene encoding histidinol dehydrogenase: protein MSTMRRLSTTDPDFHADLDGLLAWDSVSDDRVRQTVADIIRDLRTRGDAALLDYTTRFDRWTPASAADLEIPRARLEEAWGRIPAAQREALQTAAARIRAYAEHQRIESWSYTEADGTLLGQQVTPLDRVGLYVPGGKAAYPSSVLMNAIPAKVAGVGELIMVVPTPDGELNELVLAAAHIAGTDRAFAVGGAQAVAALAFGTETIPGVDKIVGPGNIYVATAKRAVFGQVGIDMVAGPSEILVVCDGGTDPDWIAMDLFSQAEHDEDAQSILVSWDAAFLDQVAASVERLLPTMERETIIATALRGRGAMIQARDLEDAIAVANRIAPEHLELSVEDPQAIVGRIRHAGAIFMGRYTAEAVGDYCAGPNHVLPTSRTARFSSPLGVYDFQKRSSLIMASAAGAAQLAKTASILARGEGLTAHARSAEYRGETQSPVEPGLS, encoded by the coding sequence ATGAGCACCATGAGACGTCTCTCGACGACGGACCCCGACTTCCACGCCGACTTGGACGGCCTGCTCGCCTGGGATTCGGTCTCGGACGATCGCGTTCGGCAGACGGTCGCCGACATCATCCGCGATCTGCGCACGCGCGGGGATGCCGCACTGCTCGACTACACGACGCGCTTCGACCGCTGGACGCCGGCATCCGCTGCCGACCTGGAGATCCCGCGGGCACGCCTGGAGGAGGCTTGGGGACGCATCCCGGCGGCCCAACGCGAGGCCCTGCAGACGGCTGCCGCGCGGATCCGCGCCTATGCCGAGCATCAAAGGATCGAGAGCTGGAGCTACACCGAGGCCGACGGGACCCTGCTGGGTCAGCAGGTCACGCCCCTGGATCGTGTCGGGCTCTATGTGCCGGGCGGCAAGGCGGCCTATCCCTCTTCGGTCCTCATGAACGCCATCCCGGCCAAGGTCGCCGGGGTCGGCGAGCTGATCATGGTGGTGCCCACGCCCGACGGGGAACTCAACGAGCTGGTCCTGGCCGCAGCCCATATCGCCGGGACAGACCGCGCCTTCGCCGTCGGCGGGGCGCAGGCGGTCGCCGCGCTCGCCTTCGGGACCGAGACCATCCCCGGTGTCGACAAGATCGTCGGGCCCGGCAACATCTATGTGGCCACGGCCAAACGCGCGGTCTTCGGGCAGGTCGGCATCGACATGGTCGCCGGTCCCTCCGAGATCCTGGTCGTCTGCGACGGCGGGACGGATCCGGACTGGATCGCGATGGACCTTTTCTCGCAGGCCGAGCACGACGAGGACGCCCAATCCATCCTGGTGAGCTGGGATGCCGCGTTCCTGGATCAGGTCGCCGCGAGTGTCGAGCGGCTGTTGCCGACCATGGAGCGCGAGACCATCATCGCGACCGCTCTGCGCGGGCGCGGTGCCATGATCCAGGCGCGCGACCTCGAGGATGCCATCGCCGTCGCCAATCGGATCGCGCCCGAACATCTGGAGCTGTCGGTCGAGGACCCGCAAGCCATCGTGGGCCGCATCCGCCACGCCGGCGCCATCTTCATGGGACGCTACACCGCCGAGGCCGTCGGCGACTATTGCGCCGGGCCGAACCATGTCTTGCCGACCTCGCGCACGGCGCGCTTTTCATCCCCGCTGGGTGTCTACGACTTCCAGAAGCGATCCAGCCTCATCATGGCCTCGGCCGCCGGTGCGGCACAGTTGGCCAAGACCGCTTCCATTTTGGCTCGGGGAGAGGGGCTCACCGCACATGCACGCTCGGCCGAGTATCGCGGCGAGACGCAGTCGCCGGTCGAGCCTGGTCTATCCTAG